The following proteins are encoded in a genomic region of Arachis ipaensis cultivar K30076 chromosome B02, Araip1.1, whole genome shotgun sequence:
- the LOC107627756 gene encoding non-specific lipid-transfer protein 1-like, producing MARSIFPKVACMAIIMMMMCMIMDLISLTQAGPSCGNVQDALSSCIPYVTGIDNNVPGACCNGIKKVNSQSKTTQDRRSVCKCIKTTAHSIKKLNIHKLAGLPAKCGVNLPYKLSPSIDCNR from the coding sequence ATGGCAAGGTCAATTTTCCCTAAGGTAGCATGCATGGCCATCATCATGATGATGATGTGCATGATTATGGATCTGATTTCACTTACCCAAGCTGGTCCATCATGTGGGAATGTTCAAGATGCTTTGTCATCATGCATTCCATACGTTACTGGAATTGACAATAATGTCCCTGGAGCATGTTGTAATGGGATCAAGAAGGTGAACAGCCAATCCAAGACCACACAAGATCGTAGATCTGTTTGCAAGTGCATCAAAACCACTGCTCATAGCATTAAGAAGTTAAACATTCACAAGCTTGCTGGGCTCCCTGCAAAGTGTGGAGTTAACTTGCCTTACAAGTTATCTCCCTCTATTGATTGCAACAGGTAA